The Equus caballus isolate H_3958 breed thoroughbred chromosome 19, TB-T2T, whole genome shotgun sequence DNA window cgccgtcctcatcgccataggcaaggacacaaccgtatctagaagacacaggaggacgtcgcatggactggactggggatcaggcctgcgtgagaagcctagcggcgctgtctcactcccaaggagaatggagccctggagggcatggctgtcgcctgctctgcgcacgggattctggtcagtgcctagaaaactttctgcacctagtggggacctctgtgtgtgcgtgatgaaggaaggagctccaaccggcccctcactcctgcttgagtgggtcgggggcctcggctcagcccagggatcgctgctctggcttcacccaggtcagagacctagaagagctctgccatctccttttccaaagggaagacaacaactcagtgaaggccacgggcacgctgagggacgaggcggaggcttcgccttaggcaagaggaatatcctcaatgagcacaaccacagcccctccgctccagtcgaccctcccagagggttaggcttctcgagaagcctttgcaggcagcacctgcctgagtccctacaatctcccctggaggctgatcctctcttcagcccgccttgcaaggagcaaaccgaggctcggggaggtgccgtgacatccccagcctcacagctagtaggtggctgaatgcccacagtgctgcggaggggcacggcacgcacctttgaaacagaagctccagcagctgtcgtgtggtggcaaaacctctatacgtgcacaggaagctgtggacgtaggcggtgtcgccctccaggaaggcgggcaccaggtgctccactcgcttctgccgccttccagcctggacggtccacaccaggcgggacgctttgctcttcgctggggatggattttcagcctggggtcagacagaggggccgcttgccatcagaggccgcaccgcgggccccaggagtgccggggactggaggtcgcaccgaatgcccaagcccgcggtgacttgtggccggaagtgggcatcattgcccagggcaagggaagaattctcgggattccaagtaggatgtgaggtggagaaggattaaacctcttggtctcctaggtctttgtgctggcagaggagtgacagcccctccctggatgaagagcatcaaccctggggtggctgaccaactgcccattcgagacaggagaacacagaggcttttcgtgggctgggagggatgaggacgggaggacaggcagggtgatcagggcggtgctgtggaaatggcaacagaaggtgcgggttcagtgaagggctgagtcactgggctaatgggtctcccttctggaaagttgggcagcctgctgaggcccgacgccctgacctcgagaggccacgtggacgtgttcctctggacagcaaaggcagaggaccagaaagaaccctgtgagccccatgtcctgttgggcaaaaagcatgcctatccatcaggatgctgcgtccgactgggagaaggtggggaaggattgccaggccacatggacatgtgaggatgggagttcaaacaggaaaatctctacagaacgcaaaaggactcttgaacgcccgtgagctgatgggctagaaatgtctctgctctgctacacctctgtggacagggccgtctcctctggccaagacgggggctgggcccgcagggcaaggtcgggggaagagatggggattcagattcctttgggagcagggctccaggcaggagccccggggctgtctcagggccttcgaagacctgggggtcctcagtgctgtcttggggccctggggcttgggtctccccagcacctgcactcaccctgagccggccctggcctcgcttggcagcgtggggcaccttcccttcctgcagggtggtggagtcgagggcgtcgtggctcagctgctggcccatctcctgagtgacgctctggaaagacagtgcccggcagccaggcggcaagcctcagagacccgactggctgtctttgctggctctcacacctctgtgactctctccactctggacacacataccccgccccacggtccacacagacctccaccgaggagggaaacacacggcagcctgagggcctggaatgaggaggcagcttaggggtcccctttcagtcctgccagccctgtcctgccttgggaacgtgacgggaaaagcaggttattgccagcccaccaaccttctgcggccaagggcagatcctgcccacacgtccctctggcccccacactcacgaggacgggatgagggctgccctgggagggctcggggagctggtctggcctcgattgggctgctctaggcttcctcatgttacctgagaggacctcctgccaaaggtccagcggtggggggcgtgggagctgagccagcgtccacaacgtctccaaaggttctccctgcgggctttctgggaaccagagccccggtcaggcgggagaaagcaggagaacatgtttctctatcaagagtctccagccaagtgagctggctttgcgcacgtggctgcctagttgcgggggttccaagtctgttggggtctgttgtcaaggaagtgacctcatttcctgcagtgcccttacctgagtgcccccctcagataccacccatgcaaacagtcctctggccatggccttgctcaccccccttctccatgcgacgtcgtaggcgtacccaggaacaccaacacacccgtctcacaggctccctagagggtctgggtgcggccgaggtcccagctttgagactcacgcagaaacaagtcctcttccttacctcttctggatcctgcataagccgttgtgtctctcagggcctgtcggcctcctgtctgcacactggggaggaccggagcgtggacttgctagacatgtcctctggcgtgtgtcctaccttagaggacgatacctctcaaactgcaggcgggtgtcacttgcaggcaatgcctcccacctcgtgtttcttcctcttgccacttgccctgtgtctgcttctcttcggatcccaccctagagtccatccttgcatccaaggtcaatgtgtgtgtgtgtgtgtgtgtgtgtgtgtttgtgtgtgtgtgcatgcgcgtgtgtgtgtgtgtttgtgtgcgtccgcgtgttgtgtgctcaggttgtggaggccaagaagaaaacagctcccacaaaagggagggattggcaagagcttctcaaggtctcatggttcctaatttcagaagccaagcctccgcgtggggtcccagtcttgccctagaaggtcagaacacacacttacccattggactcaccctgtcgagggccattccctacccctctaggggcctcagtttcccaatgttccagtgagagattcaattcaggactgcataggcctgagctcagcagaaaagtggccgccactgcctccaccgtgggtgtgatgtgggcagggctacaatccagggtgccccggacctgggctcctcctcaaacaagaactgaccaaatgcccgtgtacactgccgaatactccccctcacccccatgccatctccagatctgtatgcacttccaccagcacagccttctccagaggcccctgggaatgcctgtgtgcagccagagccccagccttgaggacgcagagctggcttcctccctggctccgccttcttcctcatctgggattctgggcaaggcattgaagttctggggtcttctccttctcccgtcactggccacctgggatcaggacttcctggtctagacctcctgctgtaatcccctcctcttgagtgtggactgactggagcgattccacagaggacggcaaagcgatgccgtgtcactactgagatttggatgtggtcagtggtccctgagaacgcgcaaggggataggtgtgactactcacagcccactgtggggcatcaggtaccaggaaggaacagccccaggctccttcccgcaccacaccctcacacacccacacacccacaccgccctcacacacaaacacacacacactcacacacacacacacacgcccccgcaccagagctcaatgaagagctctgaaaagctggccaccccttgttctgggcagttgtttcttggtagaacgagggcatcgtttcttatgactcatctttaagtcatccttttaccaaattaacattaattatctatctcaaacgttaaaactttggggaatatattttactccacgatacgcttcttataaacgccagtgtttcatatgcgatgagaatatttttgaaatttgcacattttgaaaacgttaccagggcccatccaggaaagcgaaagatttgaaaggggtctccctggccccgacatttccctcgctgtttccagctctggtgtcacacctccaaggggtccccatccccaggaagtgaaaagagggaatagcggggcatgctctttgagacagaatctttgatctccgggggatttttcttcttaatgaaaaccgctatctcaatttcaaacatccggagtcactcacctcagaccagacccagccaggcacaggaggccacctctggaaggctggcacttccatgcaaactccggaggagggaaacgcacggagtccgacagaaggaaactcagtggctaccagggacttgcggtgggaggaagggagactgactgcttcccagggacagggtttctcttggacaaaaatgggcgggtactagatgcggatgacgttggtgtgacgttgtgagtctgcttcacgccacttcagcgaacaattgaaaagaacccaagaactaaactttattgaactgacgagataaaatacagggaaaggttaagtaaagaaaaaccaacaacaaaactttaaaacccacgccatggctaggggaaggcgaggattctctggggctgcagctcaggagctgagggtagtggctgggatgctgccagtgcttgctgaaggtcttgagccggctgtggctcgcaagatgcctgtgcggctcggagctgggctgggcccgagagggagagacggtgccggatcttcagggtcttccgcgtctttcggtggagctgcagctggagatggaagaagagaaaacgccaccaacatgactgcccgcccaagtcattccaaagaaagggaccctctgccgccaatccagcagtctcagtccaagcaccacgcccctgaaagtcttcccagactccagtccctggcaagagtgatctgagcccgccccttgctcccagccgaaccccagcctctggacactctgctccggggggcgcagcgccatcccctctgcacacgcccacgtcacacacccgagtcctcctcaccctcagtcttggcatcagtgtgctcaggctgctccagccgggaaagaagaacgcgggcgcggtgctccagctccgagccgggcatattgagaccgatgtaggccaagagcagttccaggctgggaacatctgggggctggataaaatcctcagggtaccatcggagccaggcgcccagaatgaaggagatggccctgaggacggacaggtgggcagcagaatcagagaagggtcctttccttgcacgctggcctcccgggcatccctgtgcgggcctgggctcctgggcctcccgctcctggctgtccaggggccagtcctacttggcggccacctccaatctggcagtcttggcagagctaggccagggcaccaaggaggggctaggaaaacgcctttggaagggggagccctgtgccgtggtggcgtcacctctcctaggcctcagggaagccggacacactgcttggagcatctctccgcccactgcccactggaacgtcagctgcgtgagggcagcgagcggtgcagtctcctcttttcattgccctccctggcacacaggaggtgctcccagaacatctgaccagtgagggaacaacggacattgtctcccgcccatgcttcccagggccctcctcttgcctccaactttccctcctgggccaagtgctgcctgattcaccaggtgtcccatgagggtcatgctcccctgccccgtatctcgaccagggaggggcttacgtggccccggagcactccctgagccccctgagcaggagctgagcacccgctggggagcttctagcagatgagtgagcgggacgctgcaggcaactgccctccaagtgtggacgctgggcgccctcctagggattccaaagcccactcactttttgagttggtctaggggtccgccgtcctcatcgccataggcaaggacacaaccgtatctagaagacacaggaggacgtcgcatggactggactgtggatcaggcctgcgtgagaagcctagcggcgctgtctcactcccaaggagaatggagccctggagggcatggctgtcgcctgctctgcgcacgggattctggtcagtgcctagaaaactttctgcacctagtggggacctctgtgtgtgcgtgatgaaggaaggagctccaaccggcccctcactcctgcttgagtgggtcgggggcctcggctcagcccagggatcgctgctctggcttcacccaggtcagagacctagaagagctctgccatctccttttccaaagggaagacaacaactcagtgaaggccacgggcacgctgagggacgaggcggaggcttcgccttaggcaagaggaatatcctcaatgagcacaaccacagcccctccgctccagtcgaccctcccagagggttaggcttctcgagaagcctttgcaggcagcacctgcctgagtccctacaatctcccctggaggctgatcctctct harbors:
- the LOC138918906 gene encoding ral guanine nucleotide dissociation stimulator-like, encoding MFSCFLPPDRGSGSQKARRENLWRRCGRWLSSHAPHRWTFGRRSSQSVTQEMGQQLSHDALDSTTLQEGKVPHAAKRGQGRLRAENPSPAKSKASRLVWTVQAGRRQKRVEHLVPAFLEGDTAYVHSFLCTYRGFATTRQLLELLFQRYGCVLAYGDEDGGPLDQLKKAISFILGAWLRWYPEDFIQPPDVPSLELLLAYIGLNMPGSELEHRARVLLSRLEQPEHTDAKTEAAAPPKDAEDPEDPAPSLPLGPSPAPSRTGILRATAGSRPSASTGSIPATTLSS